CTTTGTAATTCGTTAATAAAACTCTCATGGTTCCAGTGGCAGTCATGATTATGTTTCACACATTGTTTTATACACCTCTGAAAAGCAGACATGGTAAAATGCAGGCTAAGTGCGATAAGAATTCCAAAGCAATTGTCTTCGAAGGTTAATTGTATCGAGAGTACACTGTATGcatgttacattttgttacacAATTTTAGGGGATACCTATCTACAGCCTCGGGTTTCCAGAGTTTACAGTTCCGGCTATTAGAAAATAAACTTGGCCTGAAAGAGGTACTgcttacatttattatttgataaaaaatcctCATGGAAAATGTTTGAAGCTATGTGGTGTctttacattacatttatctGTGGTTTAGATAGATTGTAGTACATTGTCACTATGTTActtatataataaatgaattgacaaacatgttaaaatctgctacttcaaaacaaaactggaaaaagtCGTCTGgaaataaatacaataatgtATATGTCTGTGAAAAATAGCCAGTGATGACGTGTTTCTGTATCACCAGAAATTCTAATAGTTGTTGCGTTATCAAAGTTTTAGGGCatatttggttttagtttttgaaatTACGGACCATCAGTACtggtaaaaattttgaaattacggATCATCAGTACTGGtaagaaatgtaatttttatttatttattttacaggaGCACAGAATAAAGTATAACCAGCAGCATTACAAAAAGGTGTTTAATGACCCAGTATCTATAGCCCAGCTAGATAACTCTACCGGAAGTCCGTCCCTGTTCCAGCTCGTGGAAGTGAGTATGTGATAATAGGATTTACATGTTTTCatatatcaatattttgcataaaagttCTTGAGGTAAccgttaagtttttttttgagGCCATGAAACCATGCGATTAACGTGAATCTATCAAAACACCAtagttcaaaatttaaacaagagctgtcactaatggtgacagatgcccccgaagtaggccccaaaatgccacagttgtattcgcaaaaatcacatatcattttgtgaccatgacctaagaggcctcggtcataagtgtgacacacctcaatatggttaacatttgtgtaaaattattttcaaatcccttgataaatgacagagttatggaccagacaagaaacacctttgacttctaagtgtgaccttgaccttggagctaggggtctgggtttgcacatgacaccccatctcattatagggaacattttttccaagtaatttcaaaatcccttcatcaatggcagagttgtggaccggacaagaaacagaccaggttaacgtttgacctctaagtgtgaccttgaccttggacctaggagTCTGgatcttgctcatgacacgtcgtctcattatggtgaacatttatgccaagtaatttcaaaatcccttaatgaatgacagagttatggaccggacacgaaacataccctgttaacctttgacctctaagtgtgaccttgaccttggagctaggggtctgggtcttacgcatgacacatcgtctcattatggaaaaTATTTATGGCAAGTTCtttaaaaatcccttcattgatggcagagttatggaccgggcacaaaacagaccatgttaaccttcgacctctaagtgtgaccttgaccttggagctaggggtctgggtcttgcgcatgacacttcgtctcattatgttgaacattaatgccaagttatttcaaaatccttttatggatggaagagttacagcccggacaagaatttaccggacgcacgcacggacggacagtgcgattttaatatgcccaccttcgggggcataaaaataatccGTAATGTATAAGAATTCAAGTTCTTAAGATTAAATTTTGGCAGAAACCCTAAAATACGACGACGAACGTTTTATCGGTTACCTCACTTAACTATGTTATGACTGAATATCTATGGAACGAAAACTCTTTGTAATCATATTTCAGAAACAGATTTTTTATTAAAGCCGTTCAAATGACTAGTCTAGCAATGTAATACAATAAAACTGAGACTGTGTAGAGCTATAAGATAAACTAAAGTGCTGATGTAGATGTCCAGAAATCGCAAGTTACAGGTCTACTGAGGGCACGGCTGTCGGTCCTCGTAAGACACTGGTAACGATAGATTCGAGGGTGGGTGAATGAAATAAGCACAATAAATTAATGTAAATCTAACATAAACAATAACGGAATCGAGTCGTCGCTGGATAGACAAGAAAATACTAAATCTTTCCTTTCTTTGTTGTATCTAGCTTTTTCCAGTTCAAGAAAGAATATAAAGTTAATGCAATGGTGATACTTTGCTCAAAAGTTTTAATTCAGATAGTGTTTTTTATAATCTTTAATCTATATCTGTTTAGTCATGGTTAGAGAGGACACCTGGACTTGACAGGTCGGAGTTTCACTTTTGGGAAAGATACCGGAAGTCGGTCAACAAATGGATTGATGATTGCTGGCTGAAAGCAGCTATGGTAAGATATTTATTCTCATGTAAGATACCAAGGGTTCATTATTCTTTCAAGAAGGTACTTCAACCGGAAAATGAAACATAAGAGAAAACGCTTTTTGTAGTTTTTCggttttaaaacatctttatagACCCtatttgtacatttgtattatgGGGCCTCTGTgcccgagtggttacggtcgttgactttgaatcactttaccctcaccgatgtaggttgagcctcactcggggtgttgaattcttcatgtgaggaagccatcgagctggTTTACGGTTTTActcaggtgcccgtccgtgatgaaataatgcacggaggagcacctggggtcttcctccaccatcaaagctggaaggtcgccgtatgacctataattgagtcGGTGCGAAgtttaatccaacaaaaacaaaacgaaaaaaacaCTTGTATTATAAATAATACTACTAACACTTTTAATGTTAGAAAGTGTACTAGTAAGATATCAGACTTTTTTCATCACGCATTGCTACTTTTATCCGTTTTTTATTGATATAGGATGAGACGGACTCTTCCAAGAAAGAGACGAAAATGCTTGAATACAAGAAGCAGATCGACACATTCGAAACGATCTTCGATCCTGCACAACATCAAGTGCTTGTTGAACGAGGTAAACTAGAATAAgtttctagatatttttttttacaattagcTCTAGTCTTTTAAGCAGTCACTAAGTCTAGAGGAAGTTGAGCCGAATATACTTTTCAAGTAAataaatgtatctttattattataactattattattatcattgttgcCGTTGTTGTTGTTATCAATGTTGTGACTATATAAATTCCATGCCATATTGTAAATctttgtatcatattttcatttatgtactGATACCTTAATGATATTCATCTTTTTTCAAGGTGACCGTCGCTTTAGTCATAAGGCCTCCCAGGGGGCGCTGATGATCTCTTTGTACCGTGATGAACCCAGGTTTCATCAGCCATTTCACTTGCTCACCCTCCTCACAGATATAGACTCGCTCATGATTAAATGGAGAGGTAAGTTACAACAAATGGAGTGATAAAACTATAAAGTGTTTTGGTCATCATCGTGTGGTTAGATGCAAAACTGTTGAAATAGCTATCTTTTTGATGAGATTTTTAATTTAGTGTCTTTGAAGGTATATGGATGCTTTACAAATTATGGTTTATAACAGAACTGGCGCCGTTTCTGAACAATGCGTTTAATCTGAATAAGGCACCGAGTATGTCTTCCGCGAACTACTGCTATGGAGatgttcatatacatgtatatctgttaaTGCCAGGTTCGAAGTTGTGGATATTTCAAAGCACACTCTTAATTCATATACAGATTTTCAGCTTGCGCTCCGCTCGAGTCGTCTTTTAATGACTATATATAAAAGAAGGATGGCCATATTCGATTAAAGATGGACGCTTCTCTGCTAGACTTTACTGATATACAGAGGGCAGATGGCAGCACAGAAAGCAGATGTCAGTGAAATAGGTCTAATGCTtcttaaatatttagaaaatatttattatttttgacaGTCGTTTAAGTTTTTTCTCACTTTTCAGCAAATCACGTGACAATGGTACAAAGAATGATTGGTAGCAAGGTCGGAACTGGAGGTTCGTCTGGATACCAGTACCTCCGCTCTACTATCAGGTATGTTACACAGAGTGTCCGATCCGTTTTGGTAGATAAAACAAAGCGTTTAGCGTTTTTCGTCCATAACTTGATTAAATGAGTTTTAACACATGGCATGGTAATGTACTGACATCGAACGCCTCGTGGTGAACGTACAGGTAACAACACTTGTACTTCCATTACAACTAAGGAGGTCCTAGGCAGATAACGATTACATCCAAAGTTCAGTACCTAAAAGGGAGCATTTATTTGCTCAGATTGGTTAGATAAGTGCATGTGCATTAACATGTAACATAGTTATCTATTAACATTGAACTTATTTCAAGTTAACCGCACACGCACTCTCAGTACAACTAATGAGGTCACAAACTACGAATGTAGCAAGAGTCATAGTGTTTCTTTATTCGACTTATCTTTAACTTTTGCTGCTAAAACCAGTTATGACGTGAAAGCAAAATCTACAATTTCTCGTTTTTGTAGTAGCCATGCACAGTAATATGAATAATTTTAGAACAATTGTcctttaaaaatgatgaaatactaAATAACAGCTACTTTTATATCCTGACTCTAGGCATACATTGTCAAAtatgatattgtttgtttcagcgATCGCTACAAGGTATTTTTGGACCTTTTCAACCTGTCCGCGTTCCTTATACCACGTGTCTACATTCCGCCACTGACTAATTCTATGAAAAGGACGCTGAGTATATTATCACACGAGCAGATTGCTGAACTGGACGCCGGATATGAGCACAGCCAGTCGTCTGATGACTCGGATGATGCAGACGATAGAAATAGCGCAAATGGTGCCATAAAAGGACAGGAAATTGATGCGAATAAGGATTCGCAAGATGTCCATTTTTTCTGAACATTTATGCTGAAAAGACATATTGTTACCTTCTAGCCTTTCGGCTGACTTGGTATATGGTGTAAATTGTTAAAATCATGTATACACTACAAAATGTTTAGTCATCAACATTAACCAAATGCATTTATGTTGTAAAAAGTTATGACAAGGGTACTAACAAAGATCATATGTATATAGCTCTAtttgcatacattatttgatgtttataactatattttatttaagaaacaatataaAGCAGagccatgttttaacatatttaagcGTGAAGAAAAAAACCTAACCAGAGTGATTTTTTCTACTCTAAATATTACCGATTTTAAAGTACTCACATGGAATAATTAAGATAAGAAATAATTTTGCGCGCATAATAATCAGATTCAGTGTGTGTGAGGACATACCTCTATACCATAATGTACATACTTTTGAAACAGCCAGTAAACATCACAATTATAATTAtgctaacacgacccgatttgt
This window of the Mercenaria mercenaria strain notata chromosome 5, MADL_Memer_1, whole genome shotgun sequence genome carries:
- the LOC123558877 gene encoding tryptophan 2,3-dioxygenase-like encodes the protein MSGKLEEVKPNGAPLSYNEYLQLGKLLECQTVQSEKAGNPVHDEHLFIITHQAYELWFKQILFEIDSVRELFMTPSKTLDESKTLNIINRLNRVVLILKLLTDQFQILETMTPLDFLEFRGYLSTASGFQSLQFRLLENKLGLKEEHRIKYNQQHYKKVFNDPVSIAQLDNSTGSPSLFQLVESWLERTPGLDRSEFHFWERYRKSVNKWIDDCWLKAAMDETDSSKKETKMLEYKKQIDTFETIFDPAQHQVLVERGDRRFSHKASQGALMISLYRDEPRFHQPFHLLTLLTDIDSLMIKWRANHVTMVQRMIGSKVGTGGSSGYQYLRSTISDRYKVFLDLFNLSAFLIPRVYIPPLTNSMKRTLSILSHEQIAELDAGYEHSQSSDDSDDADDRNSANGAIKGQEIDANKDSQDVHFF